The proteins below are encoded in one region of Tamandua tetradactyla isolate mTamTet1 chromosome 9, mTamTet1.pri, whole genome shotgun sequence:
- the MARK2 gene encoding serine/threonine-protein kinase MARK2 isoform X6 — MVTVTHWYKRSRMECNASSPTLGHLDSKPSSKSNMLRGRNSATSADEQPHIGNYRLLKTIGKGNFAKVKLARHILTGKEVAVKIIDKTQLNSSSLQKLFREVRIMKVLNHPNIVKLFEVIETEKTLYLVMEYASGGEVFDYLVAHGRMKEKEARAKFRQIVSAVQYCHQKFIVHRDLKAENLLLDADMNIKIADFGFSNEFTFGNKLDTFCGSPPYAAPELFQGKKYDGPEVDVWSLGVILYTLVSGSLPFDGQNLKELRERVLRGKYRIPFYMSTDCENLLKKFLILNPSKRGTLEQIMKDRWMNVGHEDDELKPYVEPLPDYKDPRRTELMVSMGYTREEIQDSLVGQRYNEVMATYLLLGYKSSELEGDTITLKPRPSADLTNSSAPSPSHKVQRSVSANPKQRRFSDQAGPAIPTSNSYSKKTQSNNAENKRPEEDREVGRKASSTAKVPASPLPGLERKKTTPTPSTNSVLSTSTNRSRNSPLLERSSLGQASIQNGKDSLTMPGSRASTASASAAVSAARPRQHQKSMSASMHPNKASGLPPTESNCEVPRPSTAPQRVPVASPSAHNISSSGGAPDRTNFPRGVSSRSTFHAGQLRQVRDQQNLPYGVTPASPSGNSQGRRGASGSIFSKFTSKFVRRNLNEPESKDRVETLRPHVVGSGGSEKEKEDFREAKPRSLRFTWSMKTTSSMEPNEMMREIRKVLDANSCQSELHEKYMLLCMHGTPGHEDFVQWEMEVCKLPRLSLNGVRFKRISGTSIAFKNIASKIANELKL, encoded by the exons CCCACCTTGGGACACCTGGACTCCAAGCCCAGCAGTAAGTCCAACATGCTGCGGGGCCGCAACTCAGCCACTTCTGCTGACGAGCAGCCCCACATTGGCAACTACCGGCTCCTCAAGACCATTGGCAAAGGTAACTTTGCCAAGGTTAAGTTGGCTCGGCACATCCTGACAGGGAAAGAG GTAGCTGTGAAGATTATTGACAAGACACAACTGaattcttccagcctccaaaaa CTATTCCGTGAAGTacgaataatgaaagttttgaatCATCCCAACATAG TTAAATTATTTGAAGTAATTGAGACTGAGAAAACACTGTACCTTGTCATGGAATATGCTAGTGGAG GAGAGGTGTTTGATTACCTCGTGGCTCATGGcaggatgaaagaaaaagaggctCGAGCTAAATTCCGCCAG ATAGTGTCTGCTGTGCAGTACTGTCACCAGAAGTTCATTGTTCATAGAGACTTAAAG GCTGAAAACCTACTCTTGGATGCTGATATGAACATCAAGATTGCCGACTTCGGCTTCAGCAATGAGTTCACATTTGGAAACAAGCTAGATACCTTCTGTGGCAGTCCCCCATACGCTGCCCCAGAACTCTTCCAGGGCAAAAAGTACGATGGACCTGAGGTGGATGTGTGGAGCTTGGGAGTTATCCTCTACACACTAGTCAGCGGGTCCCTGCCTTTTGATGGACAGAACCTCAAG GAGCTGCGAGAGCgtgtgctgagggggaaatacCGTATTCCGTTCTACATGTCTACGGACTGTGAAAACTTGCTGAAGAAATTTCTTATTCTCAATCCCAGTAAGAGAGGCACTTTAGAG CAAATCATGAAAGATCGATGGATGAACGTGGGTCACGAAGATGATGAACTAAAGCCTTACGTGGAGCCACTCCCGGACTACAAGGACCCCCGAAGGACAG AGTTGATGGTGTCCATGGGTTACACAAGGGAAGAGATCCAGGACTCTCTGGTGGGCCAGAGGTACAATGAGGTGATGGCCACCTATCTCCTCCTGGGCTATAAGAGCTCCGAG CTGGAGGGTGACACTATCACCTTGAAGCCCCGGCCTTCAGCTGATCTGACAAACAGCAGTGCCCCTTCCCCATCCCACAAGGTACAGCGCAGTGTCTCCGCCAACCCCAAACAGCGGCGCTTCAGCGATCAGG CTGGTCCTGCCATTCCCACCTCTAATTCCTACTCTAAGAAGACCCAGAGTAACAACGCAGAGAACAAGCGGCCTGAGGAGGACCGGGAGGTGGGGCGGAAGGCCAGCAGCACAGCCAAAGTGCCTGCCAGCCCCCTGCCTggcctggaaaggaagaagaccACCCCTACCCCCTCCACG AACAGTGTCCTCTCCACCAGCACAAATCGAAGCCGAAATTCCCCACTTTTGGAGAGATCCAGCCTCGGCCAGGCCTCCATCCAGAATGGCAAAGACAG CCTAACCATGCCAGGGTCCCGGGCCTCCACGGCTTCTGCTTCTGCCGCAGTCTCTGCGGCCCGGCCCCGCCAGCACCAGAAATCCATGTCGGCCTCCATGCACCCCAACAAGGCCTCTGGGCTGCCCCCCACGGAGAGTAACTGTGAGGTGCCACGGCCCAG CACAGCCCCCCAGCGTGTCCCTGTCGCCTCCCCCTCCGCCCACAACATCAGCAGCAGCGGCGGAGCCCCAGACCGAACCAATTTTCCCCGGGGTGTGTCCAGTCGAAGCACCTTCCACGCTGGGCAGCTCCGACAGGTGCGGGACCAGCAGAATTTGCCCTATGGTGTGACGCCAGCCTCACCCTCTGGCAATAGCCAGGGCCGGCGGGGGGCCTCTGGGAGCATCTTCAGCAAATTCACCTCCAAGTTTGTACGCAG GAACCTGAATGAACCTGAAAGCAAAGACCGAGTGGAGACGCTCAG ACCTCATGTGGTGGGTAGTGGAGGcagtgagaaagaaaaggaagatttcCGAGAGGCCAAACCACGCTCACTACGCTTCACATGGAGTATGAAGACCACGAGCTCCATGGAACCCAATGAGATGATGCGGGAGATCCGCAAGGTGCTGGACGCAAACAGCTGCCAGAGCGAGCTGCACGAGAAATACATGCTGCTGTGCATGCACGGCACACCGGGCCACGAGGACTTCGTGCAGTGGGAGATGGAGGTGTGCAAACTGCCGCGGCTGTCTCTCAATGGCGTTCGATTTAAGCGGATATCGGGCACCTCCATAGCCTTCAAAAACATTGCCTCCAAAATAGCCAACGAACTTAAGCTTTAA
- the MARK2 gene encoding serine/threonine-protein kinase MARK2 isoform X7: protein MLRGRNSATSADEQPHIGNYRLLKTIGKGNFAKVKLARHILTGKEVAVKIIDKTQLNSSSLQKLFREVRIMKVLNHPNIVKLFEVIETEKTLYLVMEYASGGEVFDYLVAHGRMKEKEARAKFRQIVSAVQYCHQKFIVHRDLKAENLLLDADMNIKIADFGFSNEFTFGNKLDTFCGSPPYAAPELFQGKKYDGPEVDVWSLGVILYTLVSGSLPFDGQNLKELRERVLRGKYRIPFYMSTDCENLLKKFLILNPSKRGTLEQIMKDRWMNVGHEDDELKPYVEPLPDYKDPRRTELMVSMGYTREEIQDSLVGQRYNEVMATYLLLGYKSSELEGDTITLKPRPSADLTNSSAPSPSHKVQRSVSANPKQRRFSDQAAGPAIPTSNSYSKKTQSNNAENKRPEEDREVGRKASSTAKVPASPLPGLERKKTTPTPSTNSVLSTSTNRSRNSPLLERSSLGQASIQNGKDSLTMPGSRASTASASAAVSAARPRQHQKSMSASMHPNKASGLPPTESNCEVPRPSTAPQRVPVASPSAHNISSSGGAPDRTNFPRGVSSRSTFHAGQLRQVRDQQNLPYGVTPASPSGNSQGRRGASGSIFSKFTSKFVRRNLSFRFARRNLNEPESKDRVETLRPHVVGSGGSEKEKEDFREAKPRSLRFTWSMKTTSSMEPNEMMREIRKVLDANSCQSELHEKYMLLCMHGTPGHEDFVQWEMEVCKLPRLSLNGVRFKRISGTSIAFKNIASKIANELKL, encoded by the exons ATGCTGCGGGGCCGCAACTCAGCCACTTCTGCTGACGAGCAGCCCCACATTGGCAACTACCGGCTCCTCAAGACCATTGGCAAAGGTAACTTTGCCAAGGTTAAGTTGGCTCGGCACATCCTGACAGGGAAAGAG GTAGCTGTGAAGATTATTGACAAGACACAACTGaattcttccagcctccaaaaa CTATTCCGTGAAGTacgaataatgaaagttttgaatCATCCCAACATAG TTAAATTATTTGAAGTAATTGAGACTGAGAAAACACTGTACCTTGTCATGGAATATGCTAGTGGAG GAGAGGTGTTTGATTACCTCGTGGCTCATGGcaggatgaaagaaaaagaggctCGAGCTAAATTCCGCCAG ATAGTGTCTGCTGTGCAGTACTGTCACCAGAAGTTCATTGTTCATAGAGACTTAAAG GCTGAAAACCTACTCTTGGATGCTGATATGAACATCAAGATTGCCGACTTCGGCTTCAGCAATGAGTTCACATTTGGAAACAAGCTAGATACCTTCTGTGGCAGTCCCCCATACGCTGCCCCAGAACTCTTCCAGGGCAAAAAGTACGATGGACCTGAGGTGGATGTGTGGAGCTTGGGAGTTATCCTCTACACACTAGTCAGCGGGTCCCTGCCTTTTGATGGACAGAACCTCAAG GAGCTGCGAGAGCgtgtgctgagggggaaatacCGTATTCCGTTCTACATGTCTACGGACTGTGAAAACTTGCTGAAGAAATTTCTTATTCTCAATCCCAGTAAGAGAGGCACTTTAGAG CAAATCATGAAAGATCGATGGATGAACGTGGGTCACGAAGATGATGAACTAAAGCCTTACGTGGAGCCACTCCCGGACTACAAGGACCCCCGAAGGACAG AGTTGATGGTGTCCATGGGTTACACAAGGGAAGAGATCCAGGACTCTCTGGTGGGCCAGAGGTACAATGAGGTGATGGCCACCTATCTCCTCCTGGGCTATAAGAGCTCCGAG CTGGAGGGTGACACTATCACCTTGAAGCCCCGGCCTTCAGCTGATCTGACAAACAGCAGTGCCCCTTCCCCATCCCACAAGGTACAGCGCAGTGTCTCCGCCAACCCCAAACAGCGGCGCTTCAGCGATCAGG CAGCTGGTCCTGCCATTCCCACCTCTAATTCCTACTCTAAGAAGACCCAGAGTAACAACGCAGAGAACAAGCGGCCTGAGGAGGACCGGGAGGTGGGGCGGAAGGCCAGCAGCACAGCCAAAGTGCCTGCCAGCCCCCTGCCTggcctggaaaggaagaagaccACCCCTACCCCCTCCACG AACAGTGTCCTCTCCACCAGCACAAATCGAAGCCGAAATTCCCCACTTTTGGAGAGATCCAGCCTCGGCCAGGCCTCCATCCAGAATGGCAAAGACAG CCTAACCATGCCAGGGTCCCGGGCCTCCACGGCTTCTGCTTCTGCCGCAGTCTCTGCGGCCCGGCCCCGCCAGCACCAGAAATCCATGTCGGCCTCCATGCACCCCAACAAGGCCTCTGGGCTGCCCCCCACGGAGAGTAACTGTGAGGTGCCACGGCCCAG CACAGCCCCCCAGCGTGTCCCTGTCGCCTCCCCCTCCGCCCACAACATCAGCAGCAGCGGCGGAGCCCCAGACCGAACCAATTTTCCCCGGGGTGTGTCCAGTCGAAGCACCTTCCACGCTGGGCAGCTCCGACAGGTGCGGGACCAGCAGAATTTGCCCTATGGTGTGACGCCAGCCTCACCCTCTGGCAATAGCCAGGGCCGGCGGGGGGCCTCTGGGAGCATCTTCAGCAAATTCACCTCCAAGTTTGTACGCAG aaatCTGTCTTTCAGGTTTGCCAGAAG GAACCTGAATGAACCTGAAAGCAAAGACCGAGTGGAGACGCTCAG ACCTCATGTGGTGGGTAGTGGAGGcagtgagaaagaaaaggaagatttcCGAGAGGCCAAACCACGCTCACTACGCTTCACATGGAGTATGAAGACCACGAGCTCCATGGAACCCAATGAGATGATGCGGGAGATCCGCAAGGTGCTGGACGCAAACAGCTGCCAGAGCGAGCTGCACGAGAAATACATGCTGCTGTGCATGCACGGCACACCGGGCCACGAGGACTTCGTGCAGTGGGAGATGGAGGTGTGCAAACTGCCGCGGCTGTCTCTCAATGGCGTTCGATTTAAGCGGATATCGGGCACCTCCATAGCCTTCAAAAACATTGCCTCCAAAATAGCCAACGAACTTAAGCTTTAA
- the MARK2 gene encoding serine/threonine-protein kinase MARK2 isoform X10, which translates to MVTVTHWYKRSRMECNASSPTLGHLDSKPSSKSNMLRGRNSATSADEQPHIGNYRLLKTIGKGNFAKVKLARHILTGKEVAVKIIDKTQLNSSSLQKLFREVRIMKVLNHPNIVKLFEVIETEKTLYLVMEYASGGEVFDYLVAHGRMKEKEARAKFRQIVSAVQYCHQKFIVHRDLKAENLLLDADMNIKIADFGFSNEFTFGNKLDTFCGSPPYAAPELFQGKKYDGPEVDVWSLGVILYTLVSGSLPFDGQNLKELRERVLRGKYRIPFYMSTDCENLLKKFLILNPSKRGTLEQIMKDRWMNVGHEDDELKPYVEPLPDYKDPRRTELMVSMGYTREEIQDSLVGQRYNEVMATYLLLGYKSSELEGDTITLKPRPSADLTNSSAPSPSHKVQRSVSANPKQRRFSDQAGPAIPTSNSYSKKTQSNNAENKRPEEDREVGRKASSTAKVPASPLPGLERKKTTPTPSTNSVLSTSTNRSRNSPLLERSSLGQASIQNGKDSTAPQRVPVASPSAHNISSSGGAPDRTNFPRGVSSRSTFHAGQLRQVRDQQNLPYGVTPASPSGNSQGRRGASGSIFSKFTSKFVRRNLNEPESKDRVETLRPHVVGSGGSEKEKEDFREAKPRSLRFTWSMKTTSSMEPNEMMREIRKVLDANSCQSELHEKYMLLCMHGTPGHEDFVQWEMEVCKLPRLSLNGVRFKRISGTSIAFKNIASKIANELKL; encoded by the exons CCCACCTTGGGACACCTGGACTCCAAGCCCAGCAGTAAGTCCAACATGCTGCGGGGCCGCAACTCAGCCACTTCTGCTGACGAGCAGCCCCACATTGGCAACTACCGGCTCCTCAAGACCATTGGCAAAGGTAACTTTGCCAAGGTTAAGTTGGCTCGGCACATCCTGACAGGGAAAGAG GTAGCTGTGAAGATTATTGACAAGACACAACTGaattcttccagcctccaaaaa CTATTCCGTGAAGTacgaataatgaaagttttgaatCATCCCAACATAG TTAAATTATTTGAAGTAATTGAGACTGAGAAAACACTGTACCTTGTCATGGAATATGCTAGTGGAG GAGAGGTGTTTGATTACCTCGTGGCTCATGGcaggatgaaagaaaaagaggctCGAGCTAAATTCCGCCAG ATAGTGTCTGCTGTGCAGTACTGTCACCAGAAGTTCATTGTTCATAGAGACTTAAAG GCTGAAAACCTACTCTTGGATGCTGATATGAACATCAAGATTGCCGACTTCGGCTTCAGCAATGAGTTCACATTTGGAAACAAGCTAGATACCTTCTGTGGCAGTCCCCCATACGCTGCCCCAGAACTCTTCCAGGGCAAAAAGTACGATGGACCTGAGGTGGATGTGTGGAGCTTGGGAGTTATCCTCTACACACTAGTCAGCGGGTCCCTGCCTTTTGATGGACAGAACCTCAAG GAGCTGCGAGAGCgtgtgctgagggggaaatacCGTATTCCGTTCTACATGTCTACGGACTGTGAAAACTTGCTGAAGAAATTTCTTATTCTCAATCCCAGTAAGAGAGGCACTTTAGAG CAAATCATGAAAGATCGATGGATGAACGTGGGTCACGAAGATGATGAACTAAAGCCTTACGTGGAGCCACTCCCGGACTACAAGGACCCCCGAAGGACAG AGTTGATGGTGTCCATGGGTTACACAAGGGAAGAGATCCAGGACTCTCTGGTGGGCCAGAGGTACAATGAGGTGATGGCCACCTATCTCCTCCTGGGCTATAAGAGCTCCGAG CTGGAGGGTGACACTATCACCTTGAAGCCCCGGCCTTCAGCTGATCTGACAAACAGCAGTGCCCCTTCCCCATCCCACAAGGTACAGCGCAGTGTCTCCGCCAACCCCAAACAGCGGCGCTTCAGCGATCAGG CTGGTCCTGCCATTCCCACCTCTAATTCCTACTCTAAGAAGACCCAGAGTAACAACGCAGAGAACAAGCGGCCTGAGGAGGACCGGGAGGTGGGGCGGAAGGCCAGCAGCACAGCCAAAGTGCCTGCCAGCCCCCTGCCTggcctggaaaggaagaagaccACCCCTACCCCCTCCACG AACAGTGTCCTCTCCACCAGCACAAATCGAAGCCGAAATTCCCCACTTTTGGAGAGATCCAGCCTCGGCCAGGCCTCCATCCAGAATGGCAAAGACAG CACAGCCCCCCAGCGTGTCCCTGTCGCCTCCCCCTCCGCCCACAACATCAGCAGCAGCGGCGGAGCCCCAGACCGAACCAATTTTCCCCGGGGTGTGTCCAGTCGAAGCACCTTCCACGCTGGGCAGCTCCGACAGGTGCGGGACCAGCAGAATTTGCCCTATGGTGTGACGCCAGCCTCACCCTCTGGCAATAGCCAGGGCCGGCGGGGGGCCTCTGGGAGCATCTTCAGCAAATTCACCTCCAAGTTTGTACGCAG GAACCTGAATGAACCTGAAAGCAAAGACCGAGTGGAGACGCTCAG ACCTCATGTGGTGGGTAGTGGAGGcagtgagaaagaaaaggaagatttcCGAGAGGCCAAACCACGCTCACTACGCTTCACATGGAGTATGAAGACCACGAGCTCCATGGAACCCAATGAGATGATGCGGGAGATCCGCAAGGTGCTGGACGCAAACAGCTGCCAGAGCGAGCTGCACGAGAAATACATGCTGCTGTGCATGCACGGCACACCGGGCCACGAGGACTTCGTGCAGTGGGAGATGGAGGTGTGCAAACTGCCGCGGCTGTCTCTCAATGGCGTTCGATTTAAGCGGATATCGGGCACCTCCATAGCCTTCAAAAACATTGCCTCCAAAATAGCCAACGAACTTAAGCTTTAA
- the MARK2 gene encoding serine/threonine-protein kinase MARK2 isoform X4 → MTAAIWRKINGRPTLGHLDSKPSSKSNMLRGRNSATSADEQPHIGNYRLLKTIGKGNFAKVKLARHILTGKEVAVKIIDKTQLNSSSLQKLFREVRIMKVLNHPNIVKLFEVIETEKTLYLVMEYASGGEVFDYLVAHGRMKEKEARAKFRQIVSAVQYCHQKFIVHRDLKAENLLLDADMNIKIADFGFSNEFTFGNKLDTFCGSPPYAAPELFQGKKYDGPEVDVWSLGVILYTLVSGSLPFDGQNLKELRERVLRGKYRIPFYMSTDCENLLKKFLILNPSKRGTLEQIMKDRWMNVGHEDDELKPYVEPLPDYKDPRRTELMVSMGYTREEIQDSLVGQRYNEVMATYLLLGYKSSELEGDTITLKPRPSADLTNSSAPSPSHKVQRSVSANPKQRRFSDQAAGPAIPTSNSYSKKTQSNNAENKRPEEDREVGRKASSTAKVPASPLPGLERKKTTPTPSTNSVLSTSTNRSRNSPLLERSSLGQASIQNGKDSLTMPGSRASTASASAAVSAARPRQHQKSMSASMHPNKASGLPPTESNCEVPRPSTAPQRVPVASPSAHNISSSGGAPDRTNFPRGVSSRSTFHAGQLRQVRDQQNLPYGVTPASPSGNSQGRRGASGSIFSKFTSKFVRRNLSFRFARRNLNEPESKDRVETLRPHVVGSGGSEKEKEDFREAKPRSLRFTWSMKTTSSMEPNEMMREIRKVLDANSCQSELHEKYMLLCMHGTPGHEDFVQWEMEVCKLPRLSLNGVRFKRISGTSIAFKNIASKIANELKL, encoded by the exons CCCACCTTGGGACACCTGGACTCCAAGCCCAGCAGTAAGTCCAACATGCTGCGGGGCCGCAACTCAGCCACTTCTGCTGACGAGCAGCCCCACATTGGCAACTACCGGCTCCTCAAGACCATTGGCAAAGGTAACTTTGCCAAGGTTAAGTTGGCTCGGCACATCCTGACAGGGAAAGAG GTAGCTGTGAAGATTATTGACAAGACACAACTGaattcttccagcctccaaaaa CTATTCCGTGAAGTacgaataatgaaagttttgaatCATCCCAACATAG TTAAATTATTTGAAGTAATTGAGACTGAGAAAACACTGTACCTTGTCATGGAATATGCTAGTGGAG GAGAGGTGTTTGATTACCTCGTGGCTCATGGcaggatgaaagaaaaagaggctCGAGCTAAATTCCGCCAG ATAGTGTCTGCTGTGCAGTACTGTCACCAGAAGTTCATTGTTCATAGAGACTTAAAG GCTGAAAACCTACTCTTGGATGCTGATATGAACATCAAGATTGCCGACTTCGGCTTCAGCAATGAGTTCACATTTGGAAACAAGCTAGATACCTTCTGTGGCAGTCCCCCATACGCTGCCCCAGAACTCTTCCAGGGCAAAAAGTACGATGGACCTGAGGTGGATGTGTGGAGCTTGGGAGTTATCCTCTACACACTAGTCAGCGGGTCCCTGCCTTTTGATGGACAGAACCTCAAG GAGCTGCGAGAGCgtgtgctgagggggaaatacCGTATTCCGTTCTACATGTCTACGGACTGTGAAAACTTGCTGAAGAAATTTCTTATTCTCAATCCCAGTAAGAGAGGCACTTTAGAG CAAATCATGAAAGATCGATGGATGAACGTGGGTCACGAAGATGATGAACTAAAGCCTTACGTGGAGCCACTCCCGGACTACAAGGACCCCCGAAGGACAG AGTTGATGGTGTCCATGGGTTACACAAGGGAAGAGATCCAGGACTCTCTGGTGGGCCAGAGGTACAATGAGGTGATGGCCACCTATCTCCTCCTGGGCTATAAGAGCTCCGAG CTGGAGGGTGACACTATCACCTTGAAGCCCCGGCCTTCAGCTGATCTGACAAACAGCAGTGCCCCTTCCCCATCCCACAAGGTACAGCGCAGTGTCTCCGCCAACCCCAAACAGCGGCGCTTCAGCGATCAGG CAGCTGGTCCTGCCATTCCCACCTCTAATTCCTACTCTAAGAAGACCCAGAGTAACAACGCAGAGAACAAGCGGCCTGAGGAGGACCGGGAGGTGGGGCGGAAGGCCAGCAGCACAGCCAAAGTGCCTGCCAGCCCCCTGCCTggcctggaaaggaagaagaccACCCCTACCCCCTCCACG AACAGTGTCCTCTCCACCAGCACAAATCGAAGCCGAAATTCCCCACTTTTGGAGAGATCCAGCCTCGGCCAGGCCTCCATCCAGAATGGCAAAGACAG CCTAACCATGCCAGGGTCCCGGGCCTCCACGGCTTCTGCTTCTGCCGCAGTCTCTGCGGCCCGGCCCCGCCAGCACCAGAAATCCATGTCGGCCTCCATGCACCCCAACAAGGCCTCTGGGCTGCCCCCCACGGAGAGTAACTGTGAGGTGCCACGGCCCAG CACAGCCCCCCAGCGTGTCCCTGTCGCCTCCCCCTCCGCCCACAACATCAGCAGCAGCGGCGGAGCCCCAGACCGAACCAATTTTCCCCGGGGTGTGTCCAGTCGAAGCACCTTCCACGCTGGGCAGCTCCGACAGGTGCGGGACCAGCAGAATTTGCCCTATGGTGTGACGCCAGCCTCACCCTCTGGCAATAGCCAGGGCCGGCGGGGGGCCTCTGGGAGCATCTTCAGCAAATTCACCTCCAAGTTTGTACGCAG aaatCTGTCTTTCAGGTTTGCCAGAAG GAACCTGAATGAACCTGAAAGCAAAGACCGAGTGGAGACGCTCAG ACCTCATGTGGTGGGTAGTGGAGGcagtgagaaagaaaaggaagatttcCGAGAGGCCAAACCACGCTCACTACGCTTCACATGGAGTATGAAGACCACGAGCTCCATGGAACCCAATGAGATGATGCGGGAGATCCGCAAGGTGCTGGACGCAAACAGCTGCCAGAGCGAGCTGCACGAGAAATACATGCTGCTGTGCATGCACGGCACACCGGGCCACGAGGACTTCGTGCAGTGGGAGATGGAGGTGTGCAAACTGCCGCGGCTGTCTCTCAATGGCGTTCGATTTAAGCGGATATCGGGCACCTCCATAGCCTTCAAAAACATTGCCTCCAAAATAGCCAACGAACTTAAGCTTTAA